A genomic segment from Nitrospira sp. encodes:
- a CDS encoding Proline dehydrogenase / Delta-1-pyrroline-5-carboxylate dehydrogenase, whose amino-acid sequence MTLDPALLEPRIRAIGEDLARRSGGLSPGLFDSRWWSQAAINLAMKDLAFKAQLFRFIDVLPSLREDAQVVRLAEEYFGDMGANLFGAQWGLKALASTKLGATLSGKAIRHQVEQMATSFIAGASIEQAVPTLRKLWDDGRAFSVDLLGEATVSEREADGYRDRCLAALHTLGDVCPTWSPVPLLEQDHFGSLPRVQLSIKMSALYSQLDPIDPEGGYRALAARLRPLLNRACTLPAAVIFDMEQADTKDLILSGFMRLFSEEPYRTFPHAGIALQAYRTDTQEDVSRLLAWTAERQVPITIRLVKGAYWDSDAIRYRQRGWPVPLFEQKVETDVNYETLIRLLLENHHLVRPAFGTHNLRSLAVVEAVAEALTLSPEVWEYQMIYGMAEPFQHAISDRGRRLRLYAPVGELLPGMAYLVRRLLENTSNESFLRKEYVESQPLALLLAPPEVVPKVSSVPAETDHEASQPDGPRRFANEPVADFSRPQIRASMTEALDLVRKRLGQRLEASKLACHPPTGPDLRSFNPSRPDHLVAVVQSYDPADVGDLLKAAEAHAEAWKERPVANRVAIMRKAAALMRAQRRELTAWEVFEEGKPWREADADVAEAIDFLEYYAGEMEQLDVPHRLGRYPGELNELFWSPRGITVVIAPWNFPLAIPTGMTAAALVSGNSVLFKPSERSSAMGYWLARILTEAGVPVGALQYVPGGPDVGRELVTGAAVATIAFTGSKDVGLGIMQAAGLQRPGQRFVKRVIAEMGGKNAIIVDDTADLDEAVTGVVASFTGYAGQKCSACSRVIVTNRVHDEFVQRLAEAVLSLRIGAADDPAVQVGPVIDGRAQKRIQDYIAIGRHEGRVVVDRSSEGFGYAVGPVVIAEIKPFHRLAQEEVFGPVLAVMRAQSFEQALQLADSTAYALTGGLYSRSPRHIESARRAFDVGNLYINRPITGALVGRQPFGGHRLSGVGAKAGGEEYLKQFMTARVVSEQTLRRGFAPTL is encoded by the coding sequence ATGACCCTCGACCCTGCCCTGCTCGAACCCCGTATCCGCGCCATCGGCGAAGATTTGGCTAGGCGTTCAGGCGGACTGTCCCCCGGCCTGTTCGATTCCCGCTGGTGGTCTCAGGCGGCCATTAATCTTGCGATGAAAGATCTCGCCTTTAAGGCCCAGTTGTTCCGCTTCATCGATGTGCTGCCCTCCTTACGAGAGGATGCTCAGGTCGTGCGTCTGGCCGAGGAATACTTCGGCGACATGGGCGCGAACCTGTTCGGCGCGCAATGGGGACTCAAGGCGCTCGCCTCTACCAAGTTGGGCGCGACCCTGAGCGGAAAGGCCATTCGGCATCAGGTCGAACAGATGGCGACCAGCTTTATCGCCGGAGCCTCCATCGAGCAGGCGGTCCCGACCTTGCGTAAATTATGGGACGATGGACGGGCCTTTTCGGTCGATCTCCTTGGAGAAGCGACCGTCAGCGAGCGGGAGGCGGACGGGTATCGAGACCGTTGTCTCGCGGCGTTGCATACACTCGGTGACGTGTGCCCCACCTGGTCACCTGTGCCCCTGCTCGAGCAGGACCATTTCGGTTCCCTCCCTCGTGTGCAGCTCTCGATCAAGATGTCGGCGCTCTATTCGCAACTCGATCCGATCGATCCCGAGGGTGGTTATCGCGCACTCGCCGCCCGTCTTCGACCTCTGCTGAATAGAGCCTGCACGCTCCCCGCCGCGGTGATTTTCGATATGGAGCAGGCGGACACGAAGGACCTGATCCTCTCCGGCTTCATGCGGCTGTTTTCGGAAGAGCCCTACCGGACCTTTCCCCATGCGGGAATCGCGTTGCAGGCCTATCGGACCGATACGCAGGAGGACGTGAGCCGGCTCCTGGCCTGGACCGCCGAACGGCAGGTACCGATCACAATCCGGCTGGTGAAGGGCGCCTATTGGGATTCGGATGCCATTCGGTATCGGCAGCGAGGCTGGCCTGTGCCGCTGTTCGAGCAGAAGGTTGAAACCGATGTGAACTATGAAACCCTCATTCGGCTGTTGCTGGAGAACCATCACCTCGTCAGGCCGGCGTTCGGGACGCACAACCTCCGCAGTCTGGCCGTGGTCGAGGCGGTGGCCGAGGCCCTCACGTTGTCTCCCGAGGTTTGGGAATATCAGATGATCTACGGGATGGCGGAGCCCTTTCAACATGCGATCAGCGATCGAGGGCGGCGTCTGCGTCTCTATGCCCCGGTGGGAGAGTTGCTCCCCGGCATGGCCTACCTCGTCCGCCGTCTGCTGGAAAATACATCCAACGAATCGTTCCTGCGGAAGGAATATGTGGAGTCGCAGCCGCTGGCGTTGTTGTTGGCTCCGCCGGAGGTCGTACCCAAGGTTTCCTCGGTTCCTGCAGAGACGGATCATGAGGCCTCTCAGCCGGACGGCCCTCGTCGGTTTGCCAATGAACCGGTGGCGGACTTTTCCCGTCCTCAGATCCGTGCTTCCATGACTGAAGCGCTCGATCTGGTGCGAAAACGATTGGGACAACGTCTGGAGGCATCGAAGCTCGCATGCCATCCGCCGACGGGACCGGATCTACGCTCGTTCAACCCCAGCCGGCCGGATCACCTGGTGGCGGTCGTGCAGAGTTATGATCCCGCCGATGTCGGAGACTTGCTGAAAGCGGCAGAGGCCCATGCAGAAGCCTGGAAGGAGAGGCCGGTCGCGAATCGCGTCGCGATCATGCGCAAGGCGGCGGCGTTGATGCGGGCACAACGTCGGGAATTGACGGCATGGGAAGTGTTTGAGGAGGGCAAACCTTGGCGAGAGGCTGATGCCGATGTCGCGGAGGCCATCGATTTTCTGGAGTACTATGCCGGCGAAATGGAGCAGCTCGATGTCCCTCATCGCCTAGGGCGTTATCCGGGCGAGCTGAACGAATTGTTCTGGAGTCCGCGCGGCATCACCGTGGTCATCGCGCCTTGGAATTTCCCGCTGGCCATTCCGACCGGGATGACGGCGGCGGCCCTGGTTTCCGGCAACTCGGTGCTGTTCAAGCCCTCCGAGCGATCGTCGGCCATGGGCTATTGGCTCGCCAGAATCCTGACCGAGGCGGGGGTGCCGGTGGGAGCGCTGCAGTACGTGCCCGGCGGTCCCGACGTGGGGCGTGAACTGGTGACCGGAGCGGCGGTGGCGACGATTGCGTTTACGGGATCGAAGGACGTGGGCCTCGGCATCATGCAGGCCGCCGGACTGCAGCGGCCGGGACAGCGGTTCGTGAAACGAGTCATTGCCGAGATGGGCGGAAAAAACGCGATCATCGTGGACGACACGGCCGATCTCGACGAGGCGGTGACGGGGGTTGTGGCCTCGTTCACCGGCTATGCGGGGCAGAAATGTTCCGCCTGCTCGCGGGTGATCGTGACGAACAGGGTGCATGACGAGTTCGTGCAACGGTTGGCAGAGGCGGTTCTGAGCCTGCGCATCGGTGCGGCGGACGATCCTGCCGTTCAAGTCGGTCCCGTGATCGACGGGCGGGCACAGAAACGAATTCAGGACTACATTGCGATCGGCCGACATGAAGGACGGGTCGTGGTCGACCGGTCGTCAGAAGGCTTCGGTTATGCGGTCGGACCGGTCGTCATTGCCGAGATCAAGCCTTTCCACCGGTTGGCGCAGGAGGAAGTTTTCGGACCGGTGCTTGCCGTGATGCGGGCACAGTCGTTCGAACAGGCCCTGCAGCTGGCCGACAGCACCGCCTATGCGTTGACGGGAGGACTCTATTCACGCAGTCCCCGGCACATCGAGTCGGCGCGCCGGGCGTTCGATGTCGGGAACCTCTACATCAACCGCCCGATCACCGGAGCCTTGGTAGGGCGGCAGCCGTTCGGCGGGCATCGGTTATCGGGGGTAGGCGCGAAGGCCGGCGGAGAAGAGTACCTGAAACAATTTATGACCGCCCGCGTCGTCAGCGAACAGACCCTGCGGCGTGGATTCGCCCCGACCCTGTAA
- a CDS encoding Dethiobiotin synthase BioD yields the protein MTGTDTGVGKTVVSAALVRRLVQAGCSVGVMKPVETGVRAGAQDAGDAGRLMAAAGVEDTLDLVSPYRFHAPLAPFAAACEEERSIDRERILRRYERLTSRYACVVVEGAGGLLVPMGSDWSMRDLIGRLQLPVVLVGRAGLGGINHALLTLESLERAGIGTLALVLNETRPASTSYEQEQVASTVALLRERAGVPVLGPLPYQAGLDHGWCAAIETLARSRPIKDLADRLLREIVGNSESPLLGQEP from the coding sequence GTGACAGGGACGGATACCGGAGTCGGCAAGACCGTTGTCTCCGCCGCACTGGTGCGGCGGCTTGTGCAAGCCGGTTGCTCGGTCGGAGTGATGAAGCCGGTCGAGACCGGTGTGCGGGCCGGTGCGCAGGATGCCGGCGACGCCGGTCGATTGATGGCTGCGGCGGGAGTCGAGGATACGCTCGATCTCGTCTCGCCCTACCGATTTCACGCTCCCCTTGCTCCCTTCGCCGCCGCTTGTGAGGAGGAACGGAGTATCGATAGGGAGCGGATTCTCCGGCGATATGAACGACTGACGAGCCGCTATGCTTGTGTCGTCGTCGAAGGGGCAGGCGGTCTGCTCGTTCCGATGGGCAGCGATTGGTCCATGCGCGATCTGATCGGTCGGTTGCAACTGCCTGTCGTTCTGGTGGGACGAGCAGGACTCGGCGGGATCAACCATGCGCTCCTGACGCTGGAATCCCTTGAACGAGCCGGCATCGGGACCCTCGCGCTGGTGTTGAATGAGACCAGACCAGCTTCGACGTCTTATGAACAGGAACAGGTCGCGTCGACGGTCGCTCTGTTGCGGGAGCGGGCCGGTGTTCCTGTGCTGGGACCGCTTCCCTACCAGGCAGGGCTGGACCATGGTTGGTGTGCTGCGATCGAGACGTTGGCTCGGAGTCGCCCTATCAAGGATCTCGCCGATCGCCTGTTGAGAGAGATTGTCGGAAATTCCGAATCGCCGCTCCTAGGTCAGGAGCCTTGA
- a CDS encoding Biotin carboxylase of acetyl-CoA carboxylase, whose protein sequence is MFKKVLVANRGEIALRVIRACKELGIKTVAIHSEADAAGLHVRAADEHVCVGPPDSALSYRNIPNVLSAAEITGADAIHPGYGFLSENAHFAEVCESIGIKFIGPTSENIALMGDKSKAREVVAKRGLPVTPGSPGELRSEQDAQEAAKTIGFPVIIKASAGGGGRGMRVVNKPEELARAFQAAQAEAKSTFGHDGVYLERYFLEPRHIEVQIVADHRGHVVHLGERDCSIQRRHQKLVEETPSPAIDERLRREIGRVAVEAVKAIHYSSVGTVEFLLDKDRNFFFMEVNTRIQVEHPITEMVTGIDLIKEQIRIASGMVLSFKQPDIKLNGHSFECRINAEDPEKFTPCPGQITKYSAPGGFGVRVDSAMEPNAVVVPHYDSLIAKLITHGRDRQEAMARMRRALDEFVIEGIKTTIPLHRRIFTDPDFQKGHVSTTFLDRFLANQSS, encoded by the coding sequence GTGTTTAAGAAAGTCTTGGTCGCCAATCGCGGGGAGATCGCGCTTCGAGTCATCCGAGCCTGCAAAGAACTCGGCATCAAGACCGTCGCGATCCATTCCGAAGCGGATGCGGCGGGGCTGCATGTGCGGGCGGCGGACGAACACGTCTGCGTCGGCCCGCCGGACTCGGCGCTGAGCTACCGCAATATTCCCAACGTCTTGAGTGCCGCCGAGATCACCGGCGCCGACGCCATCCATCCGGGCTATGGGTTCCTTTCCGAAAACGCGCACTTTGCGGAGGTGTGCGAATCGATCGGGATCAAGTTCATCGGTCCCACGTCGGAAAACATCGCGTTGATGGGCGACAAGTCCAAAGCCCGCGAAGTCGTCGCGAAACGGGGACTCCCGGTCACACCCGGCAGTCCCGGCGAACTCCGAAGCGAGCAGGATGCGCAGGAAGCGGCGAAGACCATCGGTTTCCCCGTCATCATCAAGGCCTCCGCCGGAGGCGGCGGCCGCGGCATGCGCGTGGTGAACAAACCGGAGGAATTGGCGCGTGCGTTTCAGGCGGCGCAGGCCGAAGCGAAGTCCACCTTCGGCCACGACGGAGTCTACCTCGAACGGTACTTTCTCGAACCACGTCACATCGAGGTGCAGATCGTGGCCGACCATCGCGGCCACGTGGTGCACCTCGGCGAACGGGATTGTTCGATCCAACGCCGCCACCAGAAGCTGGTCGAAGAAACCCCGTCGCCGGCGATCGACGAACGGTTACGGCGCGAAATCGGCCGCGTCGCAGTCGAAGCCGTCAAGGCCATTCACTACAGCAGCGTCGGCACGGTGGAGTTTCTCCTGGACAAGGATCGCAACTTCTTCTTCATGGAAGTGAACACGCGCATTCAAGTCGAGCATCCCATCACGGAAATGGTCACCGGCATCGATCTGATCAAAGAGCAAATCCGGATCGCCTCCGGCATGGTGCTCTCGTTCAAGCAGCCGGACATCAAGCTGAACGGGCACAGTTTCGAATGCCGGATCAATGCCGAGGACCCGGAAAAGTTCACGCCCTGTCCAGGACAAATCACGAAATACTCGGCTCCCGGAGGGTTCGGCGTCCGTGTCGATTCCGCGATGGAGCCGAACGCCGTCGTGGTGCCCCATTACGATTCCTTGATCGCCAAACTGATTACCCACGGCCGCGACCGCCAGGAAGCCATGGCCCGCATGCGCCGTGCGCTGGACGAGTTCGTCATCGAAGGCATCAAGACGACGATCCCGCTCCACCGGCGGATCTTCACCGATCCGGACTTTCAGAAGGGCCATGTCTCCACGACGTTCCTCGATCGCTTTCTTGCCAACCAGTCCTCCTGA
- a CDS encoding Biotin carboxyl carrier protein of acetyl-CoA carboxylase: MSPSRKKGGKRGDIGKPIVLPGAFAPRPPGADQLLLHQDHVAQIQQLADLLKRNHLTELEIERSGMRIRIRHEPMIRPTSTQAVETIHSQAPTVGTQASAQVQAPSGTEGLVTITSPIVGTFYRSPSPDADPYVEEGDYVKKGQVLCIVEAMKLMNEIESEADGRITKILAESTKPVEYGQPLFLIDPNAAP, encoded by the coding sequence TTGAGTCCATCACGCAAAAAGGGCGGAAAGCGCGGGGACATCGGCAAGCCGATCGTGCTGCCCGGCGCGTTCGCACCCCGGCCTCCTGGAGCGGACCAGCTCCTGCTGCACCAGGACCATGTCGCTCAGATTCAACAGCTGGCCGATCTGCTGAAGCGCAATCATCTGACCGAGTTGGAGATCGAACGCAGCGGGATGCGTATCCGCATCCGGCACGAACCGATGATCAGACCGACGTCGACCCAGGCCGTGGAAACGATCCACAGCCAGGCACCGACGGTCGGCACCCAGGCTTCCGCACAAGTGCAGGCTCCGTCGGGCACGGAAGGCCTGGTCACAATTACGTCGCCCATCGTCGGGACCTTTTACCGGTCTCCCTCACCGGATGCAGACCCCTATGTGGAAGAGGGGGACTATGTGAAGAAGGGTCAGGTCCTCTGTATCGTAGAAGCCATGAAGCTCATGAACGAGATCGAGTCCGAGGCAGACGGAAGAATCACCAAAATCCTGGCGGAAAGCACCAAGCCCGTCGAGTATGGACAACCGCTCTTCTTGATCGATCCCAACGCCGCACCTTGA
- a CDS encoding Translation elongation factor P → MISTADFRNGSRLMVEGQPFYIVEFQHVKPGKGGAFVRTKLKSFLTGNVLDRTFRSGERFDEPDLEECEMQFLYATGDSYTFMDTATYEQFTYEKSQLGSNADLLKENMIAQILIYEHRPITVVLPTFIELKVVDGEPGVRGDTASGGSKPAIVETGATIKVPLYLEVGETIRIDTRTREFVERVR, encoded by the coding sequence GTGATTTCGACCGCAGATTTTCGAAACGGCAGCCGATTGATGGTGGAGGGCCAACCCTTCTATATCGTGGAATTTCAACATGTGAAGCCGGGAAAGGGCGGCGCCTTCGTCCGGACGAAGCTGAAAAGTTTTCTGACGGGCAACGTTCTCGACCGGACCTTTCGCTCCGGCGAGCGGTTCGACGAGCCGGACCTCGAGGAATGCGAGATGCAGTTCCTCTATGCTACCGGCGACTCCTACACCTTCATGGATACGGCCACCTACGAGCAGTTTACCTACGAGAAGAGCCAGCTGGGGAGCAACGCCGACCTGCTCAAAGAAAATATGATCGCCCAAATTCTCATCTACGAACACCGCCCGATCACCGTCGTCTTGCCGACGTTCATCGAGCTGAAGGTGGTGGACGGTGAGCCCGGTGTCCGCGGCGATACGGCTTCGGGCGGCAGCAAGCCGGCCATCGTGGAAACGGGTGCAACGATCAAGGTTCCGCTCTACCTGGAAGTGGGAGAAACCATCCGCATCGATACCAGAACCCGTGAATTCGTGGAGCGTGTGCGTTGA
- a CDS encoding 3-dehydroquinate dehydratase II, with product MLRLLVLHGPNLNLLGTREPSVYGHLSLADLDKAIAHRAGELGIEVEIKQSNMEGELITWIQNAEGRFDGIVINPAAYTHTSIAIRDAIAAVALPTVEVHLSNIHRREEFRRHSFVAAVALGQISGFGPTGYLLALEGLVTHLDANRTASRPGSASNRKPAAARR from the coding sequence ATGCTGCGGCTGCTCGTGCTTCATGGTCCCAATTTGAACCTGCTGGGGACGCGAGAACCATCCGTCTACGGACACCTGTCGTTGGCCGATCTCGACAAGGCCATCGCCCACCGCGCCGGCGAGTTGGGAATCGAGGTGGAGATCAAACAGTCGAATATGGAAGGAGAATTGATCACGTGGATTCAGAATGCCGAGGGCCGTTTCGACGGAATCGTGATCAATCCTGCCGCCTACACCCATACCAGTATCGCGATACGTGATGCGATCGCCGCCGTCGCCCTGCCGACGGTGGAGGTGCACCTCTCGAACATTCATCGGCGGGAGGAATTTCGCCGTCATTCCTTCGTCGCCGCGGTCGCCTTGGGACAGATTTCCGGATTCGGACCCACCGGCTATCTTTTGGCGTTGGAAGGACTCGTCACCCACCTCGACGCCAACCGTACAGCATCGCGTCCTGGATCCGCATCGAACAGAAAACCCGCGGCCGCGCGCCGTTGA
- a CDS encoding TPR repeat protein, with protein sequence MASSQGRGPSNSAEIDRLATAFAKDPRSKMFLPLAEAYIKADMWQEAAAVLEDGLSVYPNFVTAMAALGRVYDQLGQQAKAKAILEQVVTHSPDNLRAHRILAKLFHAEGQAESALRSCHAILVANPHDEEALSIKRSITGASDAVPKSTGKKSRATAESKPESVQETMPVATAPEQAAPTTVLSPEPVPEPPVMKHAATIARLEAWLCTIQTQRRADHDRL encoded by the coding sequence GTGGCTTCGTCGCAAGGTCGTGGTCCTTCCAACAGCGCCGAAATCGACCGGCTCGCGACCGCCTTCGCCAAGGACCCCCGCTCCAAAATGTTTCTGCCCCTCGCGGAAGCCTATATCAAGGCAGACATGTGGCAGGAAGCGGCGGCGGTGCTCGAAGACGGCCTCTCGGTCTATCCGAATTTTGTCACCGCCATGGCGGCGTTGGGTCGCGTCTACGATCAGTTGGGACAGCAGGCGAAAGCGAAAGCGATTCTGGAACAGGTCGTCACGCACAGCCCCGACAACCTTCGCGCACACCGGATTCTGGCCAAACTGTTTCACGCTGAGGGACAAGCCGAGTCGGCTCTGCGCTCCTGCCATGCGATCCTGGTCGCCAATCCCCACGATGAAGAGGCGCTCTCAATCAAACGCAGCATCACCGGCGCTTCAGACGCTGTTCCCAAATCTACGGGCAAGAAGAGTCGGGCCACCGCTGAATCCAAACCGGAGTCGGTACAGGAAACAATGCCTGTCGCAACGGCGCCGGAACAGGCAGCTCCTACAACGGTCCTGTCGCCGGAGCCGGTTCCTGAACCTCCGGTCATGAAACATGCCGCAACGATCGCCCGCCTGGAAGCCTGGCTCTGTACCATTCAGACACAACGCAGGGCCGATCACGATCGGCTGTAA
- a CDS encoding phosphopantothenoylcysteine decarboxylase/phosphopantothenoylcysteine synthetase — protein sequence MQTTGPSLIGARLILGVTGSIAAYKAVGLLRLLRRESAQVRVVMTAGACRFVTPLTFEVLSGAHVATDLFEAHQEMLHLSLPEEADAVVIAPATANCLAKAALGLADDLLSTMLLTTHCPVIVAPAMDGDMWRHPTVVEHVATLRRRGVLVVEPEEGPLASGHIGRGRLAEEQHILAAVQATVRPRRDWSGRRVLISAGPTQEAIDPVRFISNRSSGKMGYALAEAARDRGAEVVLVSGPTALTPPGGIALLSVTTAEEMRKAVLSRLSWSDTVIMAAAVADFRPVRPSMQKLKKRHRPITGLELEPTEDILLELSARRTTQLLVGFAAETEDLLAHAREKLHAKDVDLLVANDVTAVASGFGSDSNRVILLDRNGQTEELPLLSKRDVADRILDRMLTVPVVRRSGKNLSRTDRKE from the coding sequence GTGCAGACGACCGGCCCTTCACTCATCGGTGCTCGTCTCATACTCGGCGTCACCGGGAGTATCGCCGCCTACAAGGCCGTGGGGCTCCTGCGTCTGCTTCGTCGCGAATCCGCGCAGGTCCGCGTCGTCATGACAGCGGGGGCCTGTCGCTTTGTGACCCCGCTCACCTTTGAAGTGTTGTCAGGCGCCCACGTGGCGACCGACCTCTTCGAAGCTCACCAGGAAATGTTGCACCTGTCTCTTCCCGAGGAGGCGGATGCCGTCGTGATTGCGCCGGCCACGGCCAATTGCCTGGCCAAGGCGGCCCTCGGACTCGCAGACGATCTCCTGTCCACCATGCTCCTGACGACCCATTGTCCGGTGATCGTCGCCCCGGCCATGGACGGCGACATGTGGCGACACCCGACCGTCGTCGAACATGTCGCAACCTTACGACGGCGCGGGGTTCTGGTCGTAGAACCGGAAGAGGGACCGTTGGCATCGGGCCACATCGGGCGAGGACGGTTGGCGGAAGAACAACATATCCTGGCTGCGGTCCAAGCGACCGTCCGTCCGCGTCGGGATTGGAGCGGCCGCCGGGTTTTGATTTCCGCCGGCCCCACACAAGAAGCCATCGATCCGGTACGGTTCATTTCCAATCGTTCGTCCGGGAAAATGGGCTATGCCCTCGCAGAAGCGGCCAGGGATCGCGGGGCCGAAGTGGTCTTGGTCTCAGGCCCCACGGCACTTACGCCGCCGGGCGGAATCGCGTTGCTTTCGGTGACGACGGCGGAGGAGATGAGAAAGGCCGTCTTGAGCCGGTTGTCCTGGAGCGATACGGTCATCATGGCTGCGGCGGTCGCAGACTTCCGTCCGGTCAGACCGTCAATGCAGAAACTCAAGAAACGTCACCGTCCGATCACCGGCCTTGAATTGGAACCGACCGAGGACATTCTTTTGGAACTGTCCGCTCGCCGGACAACGCAACTGCTCGTGGGGTTTGCGGCGGAAACCGAGGATCTGCTTGCCCATGCGCGGGAAAAACTGCATGCTAAGGACGTGGATCTGCTGGTCGCGAACGACGTGACGGCCGTCGCTTCCGGATTCGGATCGGACAGCAATCGAGTCATCCTTTTGGATCGAAACGGACAGACCGAGGAGCTGCCGCTCCTGTCCAAACGTGATGTCGCCGATCGGATTCTCGACCGCATGCTGACGGTGCCGGTCGTCCGACGATCGGGAAAAAATCTGTCGCGAACCGACCGCAAGGAATAA